From one Acinonyx jubatus isolate Ajub_Pintada_27869175 chromosome B1, VMU_Ajub_asm_v1.0, whole genome shotgun sequence genomic stretch:
- the LOC128314419 gene encoding 60S ribosomal protein L31-like — MALARKGGKKISHPSVKEAVTREHTVNTHKHIQGMCFRKHATRAFKEIQKSAMKEKGTPYVHFDTRLSKAVWAKGGSKISCHIQVQLSRKYNEDEESPNKLYTLIIYMPVTTFKVYRPLMWMRTNH; from the coding sequence ATGGCTCTTGCAAGGAAGGGTGGTAAGAAGATAAGCCATCCTTCCGTCAAGGAAGCAGTGACCAGAGAACACACCGTCAACACTCACAAGCACATCCAAGGAATGTGTTTCAGGAAGCATGCCACTCGGGCCTTCAAAGAGATTCAGAAATCTGCCATGAAGGAAAAAGGAACTCCATATGTACACTTTGACACCAGGCTCAGCAAAGCTGTCTGGGCCAAAGGAGGAAGTAAGATCTCATGCCATATCCAAGTGCAGCTGTCCAGGAAATATAATGAAGATGAAGAGTCACCAAATAAACTCTATACATTGATTATCTACATGCCTGTCACCACATTCAAAGTCTACAGACCGTTAATGTGGATGAGAACCAACCACTGA